The following coding sequences are from one Saccopteryx bilineata isolate mSacBil1 chromosome 3, mSacBil1_pri_phased_curated, whole genome shotgun sequence window:
- the PLEC gene encoding plectin isoform X12 codes for MSGEDHEVRAVAEDGSNGSSSSPSPGDTLPWNLGKTQRSRRSGGSSGGNGSVLDPAERAVIRIADERDRVQKKTFTKWVNKHLIKAQRHISDLYEDLRDGHNLISLLEVLSGESLPREKGRMRFHKLQNVQIALDYLRHRQVKLVNIRNDDIADGNPKLTLGLIWTIILHFQISDIQVSGQSEDMTAKEKLLLWSQRMVEGYQSLRCDNFTTSWRDGRLFNAIIHRHKPMLIDMNKVYSQTSLENLDQAFSVAERDLGVTRLLDPEDVDVPQPDEKSIITYVSSLYDAMPRVPDVQDGVKANELQLRWQEYRELVLLLLQWVRHHTAAFEERKFPSSFEEIEILWCQFLKFKETELPAKEADKNRSKGIYQSLEGAVQAGQLKVPPGYHPLDVEKEWGRLHVAILEREKQLRGEFERLECLQRIVSKLQMEAGLCEEQLNQADALLQSDIRLLAAGKAPQRAGEVERDLDKADGMIRLLFNDVQTLKDGRHPQGEQMYRRVYRLHERLVAIRTEYNLRLKAGVAAPLTQVTQVPVQSAQRRPELEDSTLRYLQDLLAWVQDNQRRVDSPEWGVDLPSVEAQLGSHRGLHQSIEEFRAKIERARTDEGQLSPAIRGTYRECLGRLDLQYAKLLNSSKARLRSLESLHSFVAAATKELMWLSEKEEEEVGFDWSERNANMAAKKESYSALMRELELKEKKIKEIQNTGDRLLREEHPARPTVESFQAALQTQWSWMLQLCCCVEAHLKENTAYFQFFSDVREAEEQLRKLQETLRRKYTCDRSITVTRLEDLLQDAQDEKEQLNEYKGHLAGLAKRAKAIVQLKPRNPAHPARGRVPLLAVCDFKQVEVTVHKGDECQLVGPAQPLHWKVVSSGGNEAAMPSVCFLVPPPNQEALEAVSRLEAQHQTLVTLWHQLYVDMKSLLAWQSFSRDLQLIRSWSLVTFRTLKPEEQRQALRTLELHYQAFLRDSQDASSFGPEDRLQAEREYGSCSRHYQQLLQSLEQGEQEESRCHRCISELKDIRLQLEACETRTVHRLRLPLDKEPARECAQRIAEQQKAQAEVDGLGKGVARLSEEAEKVLALPEPSPAAPTLRSELELTLGKLEQVRSLSAIYLEKLKTISLVIRSTQGAEEVLRAHEEQLKEAQAVPATLPELEVTKAALKKLRAQAEAQQPVFDALRDELRGAQEVGERLQQRHGERDVEVERWRERVAQLLERWQAVLAQTDLRQRELEQLGRQLRYYRESADPLGAWLQDAKQRQEQIQAMPLAESRAVREQLRQEKALLEEIERHGEKVEECQKFAKQYINAIKDYELQLVTYKAQLEPVASPAKKPKVQSGSESVIQEYVDLRTRYSELTTLTSQYIRFISETLRRMEEEEMQTVKQEQLLQETQALQQTFLSEKDSLLQRERLIEQEKAKLEQLFRDEVAKAQKLREEQQRQQRQMEQEKQQLVASMEEARRQQREAEEGVRRKQEELQRLEQQRKTQEKLLAEENQRLRERLQQLEEEHRAALAHSEEMAASQASVAKALPNGRDAPDGPAAETEPEYAFDGLRKKVPAQQLLDVGILSPEELQRLTQGRTTVAELAQREDVHGYLQGHSSIAGLLLKPGDERLSVYAALQRQLLSPGTALILLEAQAASGFLLDPVHNRRLTVNEAVKEGVVGPELHHKLLSAERAVTGYKDPYTGEQISLFQAMKKDLIVRDHGIRLLEAQIATGGIIDPVHSHRLPVHVAYQRGYFDEEMNRVLADPSDDTKGFFDPNTHENLTYLQLLERCVEDPETGLRLLPLTDQAAKGGELVYTDSEARDVFKKATVSAPFGKFQGRTVTIWELINSEYFTAEQRRDLLRQFRSGKVTVEKIIKIVITVVEEHEQKGQLCFEGLRALVPAAELLESGVIDHDLYRQLQRGERSVREVAEVDAVRRALRGTNVIAGVWLEEAGQRLSIYEALKKELLQLEGAVALLEAQAGTGHVIDPATSTRLTVDEAVRAGLVGPELHEKLLSAEKAVTGYKDPYSGQSVSLFQALKKGLIPKEQGLRLLDAQLSTGGIVDPSKSHRVPLDVAYARGYLDKETSQALSTPRDDAKTYLDPQTREPVTYSQLQRQCRPDPLTGLSLLPLSEKAARARQEELYSELQAREAFQKATVEVPVGSFQGRTVTIWELISSEYFTEEQRLELLRQFRTGKVTVEKVIKILVTIVEEVETVRRERLSFSGLRAPVPAGELLASGVLSKAQFEQLKDGRTSVKDLSEVGSVRTLLQGSGCLAGIYLEDSKEKVSIYEAMRRGLLRPSTATLLLEAQAATGFLVDPVRNQRLYVHEAVKTGVVGPELHEKLLSAEKAVTGYKDPYSGGTISLFQAMKKGLVLRDHGIRLLEAQIATGGIIDPVHSHRLPVHVAYQRGYFDEEMNRVLADPSDDTKGFFDPNTHENLTYLQLLERCVEDPETGLRLLPLKGAEKAEVVETTQVYTEEETRRAFEETQIDIPGGGGQGGSSMSLWEVMQSDLIPEDQRTRLMADFQAGRVTKERMIIIIIEIIEKTEIIRQQNLASYDYVRRRLTAEDLHEARLISRETYGLLREGAKSLREVLEAESVWRYLYGTGCVAGVYLPGSQQTLTVYQALKRGLLSAEVARLLLEAQAATGFLTDPVKGEQLTVDEAVRKGLVGPELHDRLLSAERAVTGYRDPYTEQPISLFQAMKKDLIPAEEALRLLDAQLATGGIVDPRLGFHLPLEVAYQRGYLSRDTYEQLSEPSEVRSYLDPSTDERLSYTQLLRRCRRDEGSGQLLLPLSDARKLTFRGLRKQITVEELVRSQVMDEATARQLQEGLASVEEVTKHLQKFLEGTSCIAGVFVDATKERLSVYQAMKKGIIRPGTAFELLEAQAATGYVIDPIKGLKLTVEEAVRMGIVGPEFKDKLLSAERAVTGYKDPYSGKLISLFQAMKKGLILKDHGIRLLEAQIATGGIIDPEESHRLPVEVAYKRGLFDEEMNEILTDPSDDTKGFFDPNTEENLTYLQLMERCITDPQTGLCLLPLKEKKRERKTSSKSSVRKRRVVIVDPETGKEMSVYEAYRKGLIDHQTYLELSEQECEWEEITISSSDGVVKSMIIDRRSGRQYDIDEAITKNLIDRSVLDQYRAGTLSITEFADMLSGNAGGFRSRSSSVGSSSSYPISPAVSRTQLASWSDPTEETGPVAGILDTETLEKVSITEAMHRNLVDNITGQRLLEAQACTGGIIDPNTGERFPVTEAVNKGLVDKIMVDRINLAQKAFSGFEDPRTKTKMSAAQALKKGWLYYEAGQRFLEVQYLTGGLIEPDTPGRVPLDEALQRGTVDARTAQKLRDVSAYSKYLTCPKTKLKISYRDALERSMVEEGTGLRLLEAAAQSSKGYYSPYSVSGSGSTAGSRTGSRTGSRAGSRRGSFDATGSGFSMTFSSSSYSSSGYGRRYASGPATSLGGPESTTA; via the exons CGATGACATTGCCGACGGCAACCCCAAGCTGACCCTCGGCCTCATCTGGACCATCATCTTGCATTTCCAG ATCTCGGACATCCAGGTGAGCGGACAGTCGGAGGACATGACGGCCAAGGAGAAGCTGCTGCTGTGGTCGCAGCGCATGGTGGAGGGCTACCAGAGCCTGCGCTGTGACAACTTCACCACCAGCTGGCGCGACGGCCGCCTCTTCAACGCCATCATCCATCGACACAA GCCCATGCTTATCGACATGAACAAGGTTTACAGTCAGACCAGCCTGGAGAACCTGGACCAGGCCTTCTCCGTGGCAGAGCGGGACCTGGGAGTGACCCGGCTGCTGGACCCCGAGG ACGTGGACGTCCCTCAGCCCGACGAGAAGTCCATCATCACCTACGTCTCGTCCCTGTACGACGCCATGCCTCGTGTGCCCGACGTGCAGGATGGGGTGAAGGCCAAC GAGCTCCAGCTGCGCTGGCAGGAGTACCGGGAGCTGGTGCTGCTCCTGCTGCAGTGGGTCCGGCACCACACCGCGGCCTTCGAGGAGCGCAAGTTCCCCTCCAGCTTCGAGGAGATTGAG ATCCTGTGGTGCCAGTTCTTGAAGTTTAAGGAGACAGAACTTCCGGCCAAGGAGGCTGACAAGAACCGGTCCAAGGGCATCTACCAGTCCCTGGAG GGGGCAGTGCAAGCAGGCCAGCTGAAGGTGCCCCCCGGCTACCACCCGCTGGACGTGGAGAAGGAATGGGGCAGGCTGCACGTGGCCATCCTGGAGCGGGAGAAGCAGCTCCGCGGCGAGTTTGAGAG GCTGGAGTGTCTGCAGCGCATTGTAAGCAAACTGCAGATGGAGGCCGGGCTGTGTGAGGAGCAGCTGAACCAGGCCGACGCCCTGCTGCAGTCG GACATTCGGCTGCTGGCGGCAGGCAAGGCGCCGCAGCGAGCGGGCGAGGTGGAGCGGGACCTGGACAAGGCGGACGGCATGATCCGGCTGCTGTTCAACGACGTGCAGACTCTGAAGGACGGGCGGCACCCGCAGGGGGAGCAGATGTACCGCAG GGTGTATCGCCTGCACGAGCGCCTGGTGGCCATCCGCACCGAGTACAACCTCCGGCTGAAGGCGGGCGTAGCCGCGCCTCTGACCCAGGTGACCCAGGTGCCGGTGCAGAGCGCACAGAGGCGCCCCGAGCTTGAGGACTCCACGCTGCGCTACCTGCAGGACCTGCTCGCATGGGTGCAGGACAACCAGCGCCGGGTGGACAGCCCCGAGTGGGGCGTGGACCTGCCCAGTGTGGAGGCGCAGCTGGGCAGCCACCGCGGCCTGCACCAGTCCATCGAGGAGTTTCGGGCCAAGATTGAGCGGGCGCGGACCGACGAG GGCCAGCTCTCCCCAGCCATCCGGGGCACCTATCGCGAGTGCCTGGGCCGGCTGGACCTGCAGTATGCCAAGCTGCTG AACTCCTCGAAGGCCCGCCTGCGGTCCCTAGAGAGTCTCCACAGCTTCGTGGCAGCCGCCACCAAGGAGCTGATGTGGCTGAgcgagaaggaggaggaggaggtgggcttCGACTGGAGCGAGCGCAACGCCAACATGGCCGCCAAGAAGGAGAGCTACTCG GCCCTGATGCGTGAGCTGGagctgaaggaaaagaaaatcaaggagaTCCAGAACACCGGGGACCGGCTGCTGCGGGAAGAGCACCCAGCTCGGCCCACGGTGGAG TCCTTCCAGGCGGCCCTGCAAACCCAGTGGAGCTGGATGCTCCAGCTGTGCTGCTGTGTGGAGGCGCACCTGAAGGAGAACACCGCCTACTTCCAG TTCTTCTCCGACGTGCGGGAGGCTGAGGAGCAGCTGCGGAAGCTGCAGGAGACTCTGCGCAGGAAGTACACCTGTGACCGGTCCATCACGGTCACTCGCCTGGAGGACCTGCTGCAGGACGCCCAG GACGAGAAGGAGCAGCTGAACGAGTACAAGGGGCACCTCGCGGGCCTCGCCAAGCGGGCCAAGGCCATCGTGCAGCTGAAGCCCCGCAATCCCGCCCACCCTGCAAGGGGCCGCGTGCCATTGCTGGCTGTGTGCGATTTCAAGCAGGTGGAG GTGACCGTGCACAAAGGTGACGAATGCCAGCTGGTGGGTCCTGCACAGCCTTTACACTGGAAGGTGGTCAGCAGCGGGGGCAATGAGGCCGCCATGCCCTCCGTGTGCTTCCTCGTGCCTCCACCCAATCAGGAGGCCCTGGAAGCCGTCAGCAG GCTGGAGGCCCAGCACCAGACCCTGGTCACACTGTGGCACCAGCTTTACGTGGACATGAAGAGCCTCCTGGCCTGGCAGAGTTTTAGCCGTGACCTGCAGCTGATCCGCTCCTGGTCCCTGGTCACG TTCCGCACGCTGAAGCCAGAGGAGCAGCGGCAGGCCCTGCGCACCCTGGAGCTGCACTACCAGGCCTTCCTGCGAGACAGCCAGGATGCCAGCAGCTTCGGGCCTGAGGACCGGCTGCAGGCTGAGCGGGAGTACGGCTCCTGCAGTCGCCACTACCAGCAGCTGCTGCAGAGCCTGGAGCAGG GTGAGCAGGAGGAGTCCCGCTGCCATCGCTGCATCTCGGAGCTCAAGGACATCCGGCTGCAGCTGGAGGCCTGCGAGACGCGGACCGTGCACCGCCTGCGTCTGCCGCTGGACAAGGAGCCCGCGCGGGAGTGCGCCCAGCGCATCGCTGAGCAGCAG AAAGCACAGGCTGAGGTGGACGGGCTGGGCAAGGGAGTTGCCCGGCTCTCGGAGGAGGCCGAGAAGGTCCTGGCCTTGCCCGAGCCATCGCCCGCTGCCCCAACGCTGCGCTCAGAGCTGGAGCTGACCCTGGGCAAGCTGGAGCAGGTCCGCAGCCTCTCCGCCATCTACCTGGAGAA GCTCAAGACCATCAGCCTGGTGATCCGCAGCACGCAGGGGGCCGAGGAGGTGCTCAGGGCCCACGAGGAGCAGCTCAAGGAGGCCCAGGCTGTGCCCGCCACCCTCCCGGAGCTTGAAGTCACCAAGGCTGCGCTCAAG AAGCTGCGGGCCCAGGCGGAGGCGCAGCAGCCCGTGTTCGATGCCCTGCGGGACGAGCTGCGGGGGGCGCAGGAGGTGGGAGAGCGGCTGCAGCAGCGGCACGGGGAGCGCGACGTGGAGGTGGAGCGCTGGCGGGAGCGGGTCGCCCAGCTGCTGGAGCGCTGGCAGGCCGTGCTGGCCCAGACCGACCTGCGGCAGCGCGAGCTCGAGCAGCTGGGGCGCCAGTTGCGCTACTACCGGGAGAGCGCGGACCCCCTGGGCGCCTGGCTGCAGGACGCCAAGCAGCGGCAGGAGCAGATCCAGGCCATGCCACTGGCGGAGAGCCGGGCCGTGCGGGAGCAGCTGCGGCAGGAGAAG GCGCTGCTGGAGGAAATTGAGCGCCAcggggagaaggtggaggagtgCCAGAAGTTTGCCAAGCAGTACATAAACGCCATCAAG GACTATGAGCTCCAGCTGGTCACATACAAGGCACAGCTTGAGCCAGTGGCCTCTCCAGCGAAGAAGCCCAAGGTCCAGTCGGGGTCTGAGAGCGTCATCCAGGAG TACGTGGACTTGCGCACCCGCTACAGCGAGCTGACCACGCTGACGAGCCAGTACATCAGGTTCATCAGTGAGACTCTGCGTcgcatggaggaggaggag ATGCAGACGGTGAAGCAGGAGCAGCTGCTGCAGGAGACACAGGCCCTGCAGCAGACCTTCCTCTCCGAGAAGGACAGCCTGCTGCAGCGGGAGCGCCTCATCGAGCAGGAGAAGGCCAAGCTGGAGCAGCTGTTCCGGGACGAGGTGGCCAAGGCGCAGAAGCTGCGTGAggagcagcagcggcagcagcggcAGATGGAGCAGGAGAAGCAGCAGCTGGTGGCCAGCATGGAGGAGGCCCGGCGGCAGCAgcgggaggcagaggagggcgtGCGGCGCAAGCAGGAGGAGCTGCAGCGCCTGGAGCAGCAGCGCAAGACGCAGGAGAAGCTGCTGGCCGAGGAGAACCAGAGGCTGCGTGAGCGGCTgcagcagctggaggaggagcaCCGGGCGGCCCTGGCGCATTCGGAGGAGATGGCCGCCTCCCAGGCCTCCGTCGCCAAAGCCCTGCCCAACGGCCGGGACGCCCCCGACGGTCCGGCCGCCGAGACGGAGCCCGAGTACGCCTTCGATGGCCTGCGGAAAAAGGTGCCGGCCCAGCAGCTCCTGGACGTGGGCATCCTGAGTCCTGAGGAGCTGCAGCGGCTGACCCAGGGCCGCACCACGGTGGCCGAGCTCGCGCAGCGGGAGGACGTGCACGGCTACCTGCAGGGCCACAGCAGTATCGCGGGGCTGCTGCTGAAACCGGGCGACGAGAGGCTGAGTGTGTACGCTGCCCTGCAGCGCCAGCTGCTGAGCCCGGGCACGGCCCTCATCCTGCTGGAGGCTCAGGCGGCCTCGGGCTTCCTCCTGGATCCCGTGCACAACCGCCGGCTGACGGTCAACGAGGCTGTGAAGGAGGGCGTCGTGGGCCCCGAGCTGCACCACAAGCTGCTGTCGGCTGAGCGCGCAGTCACCGGCTACAAGGACCCCTACACCGGGGAGCAGATCTCCCTCTTCCAGGCCATGAAGAAAGACCTGATCGTCAGGGACCACGGCATCCGCCTGCTGGAGGCCCAGATCGCCACGGGCGGCATCATCGACCCCGTGCACAGCCACCGCCTCCCCGTGCACGTGGCCTACCAGCGCGGCTACTTCGACGAGGAGATGAACCGCGTCCTGGCCGACCCCAGCGACGACACCAAGGGCTTCTTCGACCCCAACACCCACGAGAACCTCACCtacctgcagctgctggagcgCTGCGTGGAAGACCCCGAGACCGGCCTGCGCCTCCTGCCGCTCACAGATCAGGCTGCCAAGGGCGGCGAGCTGGTCTACACCGATTCAGAGGCCCGGGACGTGTTCAAGAAAGCCACGGTGTCCGCGCCGTTCGGCAAGTTTCAGGGCAGGACGGTGACCATCTGGGAGCTCATTAACTCGGAGTACTTCACGGCAGAGCAGCGGCGGGACCTGCTTCGCCAGTTCCGCTCGGGCAAGGTCACCGTGGAGAAGATCATCAAGATCGTCATCACGGTGGTCGAGGAGCACGAGCAGAAGGGACAGCTCTGCTTTGAGGGCCTGCGCGCCCTGGTGCCCGCCGCTGAGCTGCTGGAGAGCGGGGTCATCGACCACGACCTCTACCGCCAGCTGCAGCGCGGCGAGCGCTCGGTGAGAGAGGTGGCGGAGGTGGATGCTGTGCGGCGGGCGCTGCGGGGCACCAACGTCATCGCTGGTGTGTGGCTGGAGGAGGCGGGGCAGAGACTGAGCATCTACGAGGCCCTGAAGAAAGAGCTGCTGCAGCTGGAGGGGGCGGTGGCCCTGCTGGAAGCCCAGGCCGGTACCGGGCACGTCATTGACCCCGCTACAAGCACGCGGCTGACCGTGGACGAGGCTGTGCGCGCTGGCCTGGTGGGGCCGGAGCTGCACGAGAAGCTGCTGTCGGCTGAGAAGGCCGTGACGGGCTATAAGGACCCGTACTCGGGGCAGAGCGTGTCCCTGTTCCAGGCCCTGAAGAAGGGCCTCATCCCCAAGGAACAGGGTCTTCGTCTGCTGGACGCCCAGCTGTCGACAGGCGGCATCGTGGATCCCAGCAAGAGCCATCGCGTGCCCCTGGACGTCGCCTATGCCCGGGGCTACCTGGACAAAGAGACCAGCCAAGCCTTGTCGACGCCCAGGGACGACGCCAAGACCTACCTCGACCCCCAGACACGGGAGCCGGTCACCTACAGCCAGCTCCAGCGGCAGTGCCGGCCCGACCCGCTGACGGGGCTGAGCCTGCTGCCGCTCTCGGAGAAGGCCGCGCGGGCCCGGCAGGAGGAGCTGTACTCCGAGCTCCAGGCCCGGGAGGCCTTCCAGAAGGCCACTGTGGAGGTCCCCGTCGGCAGCTTCCAGGGCAGGACGGTCACCATCTGGGAGCTCATCAGCTCGGAGTACTTCACGGAGGAGCAGCGGCTGGAGCTCCTGCGGCAGTTCCGCACGGGCAAGGTCACCGTGGAGAAGGTCATCAAGATCCTCGTCACCATCGTGGAGGAGGTGGAGACCGTGCGGCGAGAGCGGCTCTCCTTCAGCGGCCTCCGGGCCCCGGTGCCGGCCGGCGAGCTGCTGGCCTCGGGCGTCCTCAGCAAGGCCCAGTTTGAGCAGCTCAAGGACGGCAGGACGTCGGTGAAGGACCTGTCGGAGGTGGGCTCTGTGCGGACGCTCCTCCAGGGCAGCGGCTGCCTCGCCGGCATCTACCTGGAGGACTCCAAGGAGAAGGTGTCCATCTACGAGGCCATGCGCCGTGGCCTGCTCCGGCCCAGCACAGCCACGCTGCTGCTGGAGGCCCAGGCCGCCACCGGCTTCCTCGTGGACCCCGTGCGGAACCAGCGATTGTACGTCCACGAGGCCGTGAAAACGGGTGTCGTGGGCCCCGAGCTGCACGAGAAACTGCTTTCGGCCGAGAAGGCCGTGACCGGCTACAAGGACCCGTACTCGGGGGGCACCATCTCCCTCTTCCAGGCCATGAAGAAGGGCCTGGTCCTCCGGGACCATGGCATCCGCCTGCTGGAGGCCCAGATCGCCACGGGCGGCATCATCGACCCCGTGCACAGCCACCGCCTCCCCGTGCACGTGGCCTACCAGCGCGGCTACTTCGACGAGGAGATGAACCGCGTCCTGGCCGACCCCAGCGACGACACCAAGGGTTTCTTCGACCCCAACACCCACGAGAACCTCACCtacctgcagctgctggagcgCTGCGTGGAAGACCCCGAGACTGGCCTGCGCCTCCTGCCGCTGAAGGGGGCGGAGAAGGCAGAGGTGGTGGAGACCACGCAGGTGTACACGGAGGAGGAGACCCGGAGGGCTTTCGAGGAGACGCAGATCGACATCCCGGGCGGAGGCGGCCAGGGCGGCTCCAGCATGTCCCTGTGGGAGGTGATGCAATCGGACCTGATCCCTGAGGACCAGCGGACCCGGCTGATGGCCGACTTCCAGGCCGGCCGGGTGACCAAGGAACGcatgatcatcatcatcatcgagATCATCGAGAAGACCGAGATCATCCGCCAGCAGAACCTGGCCTCTTACGACTACGTGCGTCGCCGCCTGACCGCCGAGGACCTGCACGAGGCCCGGCTCATCTCCCGCGAGACCTACGGCCTGCTCCGCGAGGGCGCCAAGAGCCTCCGCGAGGTCCTGGAGGCCGAGTCCGTCTGGCGCTACCTCTACGGCACGGGCTGCGTGGCGGGCGTCTACCTGCCCGGCTCCCAGCAGACGCTGACCGTCTACCAGGCCCTCAAGCGGGGCCTGCTGAGCGCCGAGGTGGCCCGCCTGCTGCTGGAGGCGCAGGCGGCCACGGGCTTCCTGACGGACCCGGTGAAGGGCGAGCAGCTGACGGTGGACGAGGCCGTGCGGAAAGGCCTGGTGGGCCCCGAGCTGCACGACCGGCTGCTGTCGGCTGAGCGCGCCGTGACCGGGTACCGCGACCCCTACACGGAGCAGCCCATCTCGCTCTTCCAGGCCATGAAGAAGGACCTGATCCCCGCGGAGGAGGCCCTGCGGCTGCTGGACGCGCAGCTGGCCACGGGCGGCATCGTGGACCCGCGCCTGGGCTTCCACCTCCCGCTGGAGGTGGCCTACCAGCGCGGCTACCTAAGCCGGGACACGTACGAGCAGCTGTCGGAGCCCAGCGAGGTGCGCAGCTACCTGGACCCCTCCACGGACGAGCGGCTCAGCTACACGCAGCTGCTGCGGCGCTGCCGCCGCGACGAGGGCAGCGGGCAGCTGCTCCTGCCGCTCTCGGACGCCCGCAAGCTGACCTTCCGCGGGCTGCGCAAGCAGATCACGGTGGAGGAGCTGGTGCGCTCCCAGGTCATGGACGAGGCCACCGCCCGGCAGCTGCAGGAGGGCCTGGCCTCCGTGGAGGAGGTCACCAAGCACCTGCAGAAGTTCCTCGAGGGGACCAGCTGCATCGCCGGCGTGTTCGTCGACGCCACCAAGGAGCGGCTGTCGGTCTACCAGGCCATGAAGAAGGGCATCATCCGCCCGGGCACGGCCTTCGAGCTCCTGGAGGCCCAGGCGGCCACGGGCTACGTCATCGACCCCATCAAGGGGCTCAAGCTGACCGTGGAGGAGGCCGTGCGCATGGGCATCGTGGGCCCCGAGTTCAAGGACAAGCTGCTGTCGGCCGAGCGGGCGGTCACCGGCTACAAGGACCCCTACTCCGGCAAGCTCATCTCCCTCTTCCAGGCCATGAAGAAGGGCCTGATCCTGAAGGACCACGGCATCCGCCTGCTGGAGGCCCAGATCGCCACGGGCGGCATCATCGACCCCGAGGAGAGCCACCGGCTGCCCGTGGAGGTGGCCTACAAGCGCGGCCTCTTCGACGAGGAGATGAACGAGATCCTGACCGACCCCTCGGACGACACCAAGGGCTTCTTCGACCCCAACACGGAGGAGAACCTCACCTACCTGCAGCTGATGGAGCGCTGCATCACCGACCCCCAGACGGGCCTGTGCCTCCTGCCGCTGAAGGAGAAGAAACGGGAGCGGAAGACGTCCTCCAAGTCCTCGGTGCGCAAGCGCCGCGTGGTGATCGTGGACCCCGAGACGGGCAAGGAGATGTCGGTGTACGAGGCCTACCGCAAGGGTCTCATCGACCACCAGACGTACCTGGAGCTGTCGGAGCAGGAGTGCGAGTGGGAGGAGATCACCATCTCCTCCTCGGACGGCGTGGTCAAGTCCATGATCATTGACCGGCGCTCCGGCCGGCAGTACGACATCGACGAGGCCATCACCAAGAACCTCATCGACCGCTCCGTGCTGGACCAGTACCGCGCCGGCACGCTCTCCATCACCGAGTTTGCCGACATGCTCTCGGGCAATGCCGGCGGCTTCCGCTCCCGCTCGTCCTCCGTGgggtcctcctcctcctaccccaTCAGCCCCGCCGTCTCCCGGACCCAGCTGGCCTCCTGGTCCGACCCCACGGAGGAGACCGGCCCCGTGGCCGGCATCCTCGACACAGAGACGCTGGAGAAGGTGTCCATCACGGAGGCCATGCACCGTAACCTGGTGGACAACATCACGGGGCAGCGGCTGCTGGAGGCCCAGGCCTGCACCGGGGGCATCATCGACCCCAACACTGGCGAGCGCTTCCCCGTCACCGAGGCCGTCAACAAGGGCCTGGTGGACAAGATCATGGTGGACCGCATCAACCTGGCCCAGAAGGCCTTCAGCGGCTTCGAGGACCCGCGCACCAAGACCAAGATGTCGGCCGCCCAGGCCCTGAAGAAGGGCTGGCTCTACTACGAGGCGGGCCAGCGCTTCCTGGAGGTGCAGTACCTGACCGGCGGCCTGATCGAGCCCGACACGCCGGGCCGCGTGCCCCTGGACGAGGCCCTGCAGCGCGGCACCGTGGACGCCCGCACCGCCCAGAAGCTTCGTGACGTCAGCGCCTACTCCAAGTACCTCACCTGCCCCAAGACCAAGCTCAAGATCTCCTACCGGGACGCGCTGGAGCGCAGCATGGTGGAGGAGGGCACGGGGCTGCGGCTGCTGGAGGCCGCCGCCCAGTCCAGCAAAGGATACTACAGCCCCTACAGCGTCAGCGGCTCGGGGTCCACGGCCGGCTCCCGCACGGGCTCCCGCACGGGCTCCCGGGCCGGCTCTCGCCGCGGCAGCTTCGACGCCACGGGCTCCGGCTTCTCCAtgaccttctcctcctcctcctactcctcctcGGGCTACGGCCGCCGCTACGCCTCGGGGCCCGCGACCTCCCTGGGGGGCCCCGAGTCCACCACGGCCTGA